A genomic region of Dehalococcoidia bacterium contains the following coding sequences:
- a CDS encoding xanthine dehydrogenase family protein subunit M produces the protein MIPSAFEYHSPTSVEDAIGLLGQFGDDAKLLAGGHSLIPLMKLRLAAPEHLIDLGRVQGLSYIRDEGGTIAIGAMTTHSAVSSSELLRSRLAVLAESAASIGDVQVRNRGTIGGSLAHADPGADLPGVMLALNADLAARGAGGTRTIAAPEFFTGLLSTALEPNEVLTEIRIPTLPANSGSIYLKFANQASGYAIVGIAAIVTLSGGNVSDVRVGVSGVGETASRATGTEQALRGQPATAEAVKRAAQRAADGIEPLGDIHASAEYRSHLVRVFAERALNAAIARAQGRG, from the coding sequence GTGATTCCGAGCGCCTTCGAGTACCACAGCCCCACCAGCGTCGAGGACGCGATCGGCCTGCTCGGCCAGTTCGGCGACGATGCGAAGCTGCTCGCGGGCGGCCACAGTCTGATCCCCCTGATGAAGCTGCGCCTGGCCGCGCCCGAGCACCTGATCGACCTGGGCCGCGTCCAGGGTCTCAGCTACATCCGCGACGAGGGCGGCACGATCGCGATCGGCGCCATGACCACGCACAGCGCCGTCTCCTCCTCGGAGCTGCTGCGCAGCCGTCTCGCGGTGCTGGCCGAGTCCGCCGCCAGCATCGGTGACGTGCAGGTGCGCAACCGCGGCACGATCGGCGGCAGCCTCGCCCACGCCGACCCCGGCGCCGACCTGCCGGGCGTGATGCTGGCGCTCAACGCTGACCTGGCGGCGCGCGGCGCCGGCGGCACGCGCACGATCGCCGCCCCCGAGTTCTTCACCGGCCTGCTCTCCACGGCGCTGGAGCCGAACGAAGTCTTGACCGAGATCCGCATCCCCACCCTGCCGGCGAACAGCGGCTCGATCTATCTGAAGTTCGCCAACCAGGCCTCCGGCTACGCGATTGTCGGTATAGCAGCGATCGTGACGTTGAGCGGCGGCAACGTGTCGGATGTTCGAGTCGGTGTGAGCGGTGTCGGCGAAACCGCTTCCCGCGCGACGGGCACGGAGCAGGCGTTGCGCGGGCAGCCGGCTACCGCCGAGGCCGTCAAGCGCGCGGCGCAGCGGGCGGCCGACGGTATCGAGCCGCTGGGCGACATTCACGCCTCCGCCGAGTACCGCTCGCATCTCGTGCGCGTCTTCGCCGAGCGAGCGCTGAACGCCGCCATCGCCCGGGCGCAGGGCCGCGGCTGA
- a CDS encoding (2Fe-2S)-binding protein has translation MAGAHVSITINGKTYEREVEPRLLLVHFLRDELGLTGTHIGCDTSQCGACTILLDGIAVKSCTMFAVQVSGRSLTTVEGLAQGGQLHPVQEGFWEEHGLQCGYCTPGMIMSSVGLLNANPSPSEQEIRHAIHGNLCRCTGYQHIVNAVQYASKKMAEVAKQPIGAD, from the coding sequence ATGGCTGGGGCGCATGTCTCGATCACGATCAACGGCAAGACGTACGAGCGCGAGGTTGAGCCGCGGCTGCTGCTCGTGCATTTCCTGCGCGACGAGCTGGGGCTGACGGGCACGCACATCGGCTGCGACACCAGCCAGTGCGGCGCCTGCACGATCCTGCTGGACGGCATCGCGGTGAAGTCCTGCACGATGTTCGCCGTGCAGGTGAGCGGTCGCTCGCTCACCACCGTCGAGGGGCTGGCGCAGGGCGGGCAGCTCCATCCCGTACAGGAAGGCTTCTGGGAAGAACACGGGCTGCAATGCGGCTACTGTACGCCAGGCATGATCATGTCCTCGGTGGGCCTGCTCAATGCGAACCCGTCGCCCAGCGAGCAGGAGATCCGCCACGCGATCCACGGCAACCTCTGCCGCTGCACCGGCTACCAGCACATCGTCAACGCCGTGCAGTACGCGTCCAAGAAGATGGCGGAAGTCGCGAAGCAGCCGATCGGCGCGGATTAG